In Nitrobacteraceae bacterium AZCC 1564, the following proteins share a genomic window:
- a CDS encoding dGTPase (product_source=KO:K01129; cath_funfam=1.10.3210.10; cog=COG0232; ko=KO:K01129; pfam=PF01966,PF13286; smart=SM00471; superfamily=109604; tigrfam=TIGR01353), protein MSVGMAAPQEPYGCDPSQSRGRRFNEPSSLRRSAFRRDCDRVIHSTAFRRLKHKTQVFVFHEGDHYRTRLTHTLEVAQIARALARQLGLDEDLTEALALAHDLGHPPFGHAGERALDECLRNYGGFDHNAQSLRVVTLLERRYPEFDGLNLTWESLEGIVKHNGPLTDRGGHAVGRYKDHGVPVGISDYIAQHDLELWSFASLEAQVAAIADDIAYDAHDIDDGLRAGLFTVDDLDAMSLIAAINAKVRSRYPNLEEVRRGAELVRELIAYLIEDVILETERRLAIVQPRSVDEVRGHDGVLVGFSAEASQAETEIKRFLKVRMYRHDRIMNVMRDAEAVVRNLFTRYQAAPEDLPPEWAPHAGEDTAASRARRIGDFIAGMTDRYAIVEHQRLFDSTPDLR, encoded by the coding sequence ATGTCTGTTGGAATGGCAGCCCCCCAAGAGCCCTATGGCTGCGATCCCAGCCAAAGCCGGGGTCGTCGGTTTAATGAGCCGTCCAGCCTGCGACGGAGCGCTTTCCGCCGCGATTGTGACCGCGTGATTCATTCCACGGCCTTCCGCCGGCTCAAGCACAAAACCCAGGTCTTCGTATTTCACGAGGGCGACCACTATCGCACGCGGCTGACCCACACGCTTGAAGTCGCGCAGATCGCGCGCGCCTTGGCGCGCCAGCTTGGCCTTGACGAGGATTTGACGGAAGCGCTGGCGCTTGCCCATGATCTCGGTCATCCGCCGTTTGGGCATGCGGGCGAACGGGCCCTGGATGAATGCCTGCGGAACTATGGCGGCTTCGATCACAACGCACAGAGCCTGCGTGTGGTGACGCTGCTGGAACGGCGTTATCCCGAATTCGATGGCCTCAATCTCACGTGGGAATCGCTGGAAGGCATCGTCAAACATAACGGGCCGCTGACGGATCGGGGCGGTCATGCGGTTGGCCGCTACAAGGATCACGGCGTTCCTGTCGGCATTTCCGACTACATCGCCCAGCACGACCTTGAACTCTGGAGTTTCGCGTCACTGGAAGCGCAGGTTGCCGCCATTGCCGACGACATAGCCTATGACGCCCACGATATCGACGACGGTCTGCGGGCAGGGCTGTTTACAGTCGATGATCTCGATGCGATGTCGCTAATCGCGGCTATCAACGCCAAGGTCAGATCGCGTTATCCGAACCTCGAAGAGGTCAGGCGTGGCGCGGAACTGGTGCGTGAACTGATCGCCTACCTGATCGAAGATGTCATTCTGGAGACCGAACGACGTTTGGCCATCGTCCAGCCGCGTTCGGTGGATGAGGTGCGCGGTCATGACGGCGTGCTTGTGGGGTTCTCGGCGGAGGCCTCACAGGCCGAAACGGAAATCAAAAGGTTTCTTAAGGTTCGGATGTACCGCCATGATCGCATCATGAACGTGATGCGCGATGCGGAAGCTGTGGTGCGCAACCTTTTTACACGCTATCAGGCTGCGCCTGAGGATCTGCCGCCGGAATGGGCGCCCCACGCCGGCGAGGATACAGCGGCCAGCCGGGCGCGCCGGATTGGCGATTTTATTGCCGGAATGACCGATCGGTATGCGATCGTGGAGCACCAGCGGCTTTTTGACTCGACCCCGGATTTGCGTTAG
- a CDS encoding hypothetical protein (product_source=Hypo-rule applied; cleavage_site_network=SignalP-noTM; pfam=PF04909; superfamily=51556; transmembrane_helix_parts=Inside_1_6,TMhelix_7_29,Outside_30_282) has product MRTMNRIRWCHAIALAALLLSAAPAVAAEEPIEIFDAHLHYNWEPKPLYQLDEVLALFKKNRVTGILATSRPNAGTHALMEAKADGLWVVPFIRPYRIRADIQTWFNDPTIFDLVHDEFKRGYYRGIGEFHLTGKAAASEWVKKTVDFAVQHDLYLHAHADDEAVEILMGHNPRAKIIWAHTGFGLASDRVSEMLAKYPQLWGELSYRSGITAGGGKLTPEWRALFELYPDRFLLGSDTWINERWVSYSDIMAGYRGWLSQLPPAIANQIAHGNARRLFAAK; this is encoded by the coding sequence ATGAGGACGATGAACAGAATTCGCTGGTGTCATGCAATCGCTCTCGCGGCGCTACTGTTAAGCGCTGCGCCGGCTGTTGCGGCGGAAGAGCCGATCGAGATTTTCGATGCTCACCTGCACTACAATTGGGAGCCGAAGCCGCTCTACCAGTTGGACGAAGTTCTGGCGCTGTTCAAGAAGAACCGCGTCACCGGCATTCTGGCGACGAGCCGTCCCAACGCCGGAACGCATGCGCTGATGGAGGCAAAGGCCGACGGCCTTTGGGTCGTGCCGTTCATTCGGCCCTACCGGATTCGCGCCGATATCCAGACATGGTTCAACGATCCGACGATCTTCGATCTGGTTCACGATGAGTTCAAGCGCGGTTACTATCGCGGCATCGGTGAATTTCATCTCACGGGAAAGGCGGCCGCCAGCGAGTGGGTGAAGAAGACCGTCGACTTCGCGGTCCAGCATGATCTCTATCTTCACGCCCATGCGGATGATGAAGCCGTCGAGATCCTCATGGGGCACAATCCACGCGCAAAGATCATCTGGGCGCATACCGGATTTGGCCTGGCTTCGGATCGTGTGTCGGAGATGCTTGCCAAATATCCGCAATTGTGGGGCGAGCTGTCGTATCGCAGCGGCATCACGGCTGGAGGCGGCAAGCTGACGCCTGAATGGCGTGCATTATTCGAGCTCTATCCCGATCGGTTTCTGCTTGGCTCGGACACCTGGATCAACGAGCGCTGGGTGAGTTACAGCGACATTATGGCTGGGTACCGCGGATGGCTGTCGCAACTGCCGCCAGCGATCGCAAACCAGATCGCGCACGGTAATGCGCGCCGGTTGTTCGCGGCCAAATAG
- a CDS encoding RND family efflux transporter MFP subunit (product_source=TIGR01730; cath_funfam=2.40.50.100; cog=COG0845; pfam=PF16576; superfamily=111369; tigrfam=TIGR01730; transmembrane_helix_parts=Inside_1_23,TMhelix_24_46,Outside_47_393), whose protein sequence is MPIIQLWMIYARVEMAKNLYKKRALFIAGVVALAAVAYGSKATWMGGGTTAQTPPRPRPVSVEIARAEKRSVPVDVNAIGTVTPISSVALKSRIETTIVDVHFEDGARVKEGDLLFTLDSRQIDAQIAQAEGTLARDKSQLAAAERDLKRYTELIGKGATTQVNVDNAKTAADTAIATIQADQANLDNLRVQKSYTLIKAPISGRISAASVKVGNFVRPADTTPLATINQMAPVYVTFAIPQRVLSDLHEAMKTKQSSVLATIPGSGKSQTGAIAMVENTVDPTTGMVTVRGIMGNESELLWPGILVNTTLTVRTEDAVTVPSVGVQRSQTGNFVFVVKDGKAHVQPVTISRTFQGNSVIDSGLEGGEDVVVDGQLLLSDGTPVEPRTRKAGA, encoded by the coding sequence ATGCCGATCATCCAATTGTGGATGATCTATGCGCGAGTCGAGATGGCAAAAAATTTATATAAAAAACGGGCTTTGTTCATTGCAGGGGTGGTTGCGCTTGCGGCGGTGGCTTACGGCAGCAAAGCCACCTGGATGGGGGGAGGGACGACGGCACAGACACCCCCACGCCCGCGGCCGGTGTCTGTCGAGATCGCGCGTGCGGAGAAAAGGTCGGTCCCGGTTGATGTGAATGCGATCGGTACAGTGACACCGATTTCGAGCGTGGCACTGAAATCGAGGATCGAGACGACCATCGTCGACGTCCATTTCGAAGACGGTGCGCGCGTCAAGGAGGGCGATCTCCTGTTCACGCTCGACTCGCGCCAGATCGACGCCCAGATCGCACAGGCTGAGGGAACGCTCGCTCGCGACAAGTCGCAGCTCGCAGCGGCCGAACGTGATCTCAAGCGTTACACAGAACTGATCGGAAAAGGCGCGACCACTCAGGTCAACGTCGACAACGCCAAGACAGCAGCCGACACTGCCATCGCGACCATTCAGGCTGATCAAGCCAATCTGGATAATTTACGTGTTCAGAAGAGCTACACGCTGATCAAAGCGCCGATCAGCGGGCGCATCAGCGCGGCCTCGGTCAAGGTCGGCAACTTTGTGCGGCCGGCAGATACAACGCCGCTTGCGACCATCAACCAGATGGCTCCCGTCTATGTCACCTTTGCGATCCCCCAGCGCGTCCTGAGCGACCTGCATGAGGCGATGAAGACGAAGCAGTCTTCCGTTCTCGCCACCATCCCAGGCAGTGGGAAATCGCAAACCGGCGCTATTGCGATGGTCGAGAATACGGTCGATCCCACGACCGGAATGGTCACCGTCCGCGGGATCATGGGGAACGAAAGCGAACTGCTCTGGCCGGGGATTCTGGTCAACACCACGCTCACAGTGCGAACCGAAGATGCGGTCACTGTGCCATCGGTTGGGGTGCAGCGCAGCCAAACTGGAAACTTCGTATTCGTCGTCAAAGACGGCAAGGCGCATGTGCAGCCTGTCACGATTAGCCGCACGTTCCAGGGCAATTCCGTGATCGACAGCGGATTGGAGGGCGGTGAGGATGTCGTGGTCGATGGCCAATTGCTGTTGTCCGACGGCACGCCCGTCGAGCCTCGTACGCGCAAGGCCGGAGCCTGA
- a CDS encoding exodeoxyribonuclease-3 (product_source=KO:K01142; cath_funfam=3.60.10.10; cog=COG0708; ko=KO:K01142; pfam=PF03372; superfamily=56219; tigrfam=TIGR00195) produces the protein MRIATWNVNSIRQRLDHLQTWLKETSPDIACLQEIKCTDEAFPREALEALGYNVVTHGQKTFNGVALLSRYRFDETTPRLAGDPEDLHARFLEGVVSHSSGSLRIACLYLPNGNPPNTDKYSYKISWMKRLLNYSKEQLKAEQPFVLAGDFNVIPTPDDVHDPVAWQGDALFLPQTRERFRSLLNIGLTDAFRAVSDQPNQYTFWDYQAGAWPKNNGIRIDHLLLSPQAADRLVDVGIDRYVRGWEKASDHVPVWVDLDLK, from the coding sequence ATGCGTATTGCCACATGGAACGTTAACTCGATCCGCCAACGACTCGACCACCTGCAAACGTGGCTGAAAGAGACCTCGCCGGACATCGCCTGTCTGCAGGAAATCAAGTGCACGGACGAAGCCTTTCCGCGCGAAGCGCTCGAGGCCCTCGGATACAACGTCGTGACCCACGGCCAGAAAACCTTCAACGGGGTAGCCCTGCTGTCGCGCTATCGGTTTGATGAAACGACCCCCCGCTTGGCCGGCGATCCTGAAGACCTCCACGCCCGTTTTCTCGAGGGCGTCGTGTCTCACAGCAGCGGATCACTGAGGATCGCTTGCCTCTATTTGCCCAATGGCAATCCGCCAAATACAGATAAATATTCTTATAAAATCAGTTGGATGAAGAGGCTTCTTAATTATTCAAAGGAGCAATTGAAGGCGGAACAGCCCTTCGTGTTGGCCGGCGATTTCAACGTGATCCCGACGCCGGACGACGTCCACGACCCTGTGGCGTGGCAAGGTGATGCACTATTCCTGCCCCAGACCCGGGAGCGGTTCCGCTCTCTGCTCAATATCGGACTAACCGACGCTTTCCGCGCGGTATCGGACCAACCGAACCAATACACGTTCTGGGATTACCAAGCCGGCGCCTGGCCGAAGAACAATGGCATTAGGATCGACCATCTCCTGCTGTCGCCGCAGGCAGCCGACCGGCTGGTGGATGTTGGGATCGACCGGTATGTCAGGGGATGGGAAAAGGCATCCGACCACGTGCCCGTGTGGGTCGATCTTGATCTGAAATAG
- a CDS encoding HAE1 family hydrophobic/amphiphilic exporter-1 (product_source=KO:K03296; cath_funfam=1.20.1640.10,3.30.2090.10,3.30.70.1430; cog=COG0841; ko=KO:K03296; pfam=PF00873; superfamily=82693,82714,82866; tigrfam=TIGR00915; transmembrane_helix_parts=Inside_1_11,TMhelix_12_34,Outside_35_330,TMhelix_331_353,Inside_354_359,TMhelix_360_379,Outside_380_388,TMhelix_389_411,Inside_412_430,TMhelix_431_453,Outside_454_462,TMhelix_463_485,Inside_486_523,TMhelix_524_546,Outside_547_857,TMhelix_858_880,Inside_881_884,TMhelix_885_903,Outside_904_907,TMhelix_908_927,Inside_928_957,TMhelix_958_980,Outside_981_989,TMhelix_990_1012,Inside_1013_1042) translates to MNLSELCIRRPVMTTLMTATIIAFGVFGFRLLPVSALPKVDFPTISVTATLPGASAYTMAASVAGPIERQLSTVAGISSMSSSSSQGTSVITIQFDLNRNIDGAALDVQTALTIAQRRLPVEMLIPPSFRKVNPADFPILFISLSSETLPLSTVNEYGDITVGQTLSQIPGVAQVLIYGTQKFAIRVQADPEAAAARGLSLEDIRAAVSRANSSTPVGTINGPKQDIALQASGQLDKAADYRQVVVAWRNGSPVKLEEVAKVYDSVENDKIATWFNGTRSIVLAIQKQPDANTVAVVDAVRAKLPSLRAQIPPSVTMDVTLDRSVSIRESVADVEETLLIAVGLVIVVIFLFLRSASATFIPALAVPISVLGTCAVMYALDYSINNMTLLALTLSVGFVVDDAIVMLENIVRYIEQGMKPYEAALKGAREIGFTILSITFSLIAVFIPVLLMGGIVGRVFREFAVTISVAIVVSGFVSLTLTPMLCARVLKSHDPSHKSNFVLRWFEAMFDSWLRAYEWALDRVLAFKFVTLMVTLATLAATIWLYVIVPKGFFPQEDTGFLTGTTEAATDTSFDAMSARQKLLADLLRSDPAVEFVNSTVGSGGPNPTANYGRLFIGLKPKDQRDPAPVVMARLRQKALQVPGLQAFFQSIQNLNIGGRPSKSQYQYTLQSGDTETLYRVAPEMREKIAKIPGLQDVTTDLYIKNPQLTVEIDREKAAVYGVTAEQIRNQLFNAYGARQVGTIYMPSNDYQIILEAQPKFRVDPTDLSKLYVKTANNQTIPLEAVAKMVPSVGPLQINHQGQQPAVTISFNLAPGTSLGYAVDEITKIEQDSNLPATIATGFSGTAQVFQDSLRGQGVLILAAVFAAFVILGILYESFIHPITIISGLPSAGIGAILTLMLFKMELSVIAMIGIVMLVGIVKKNAIMMVDFAIERRTVGLSAEHAIREAALLRFRPIMMTTFAAIFGTLPIALGAGAGAELRQPLGVSVVGGLLVSQLLTLFITPVIYIYLDRIDRRLKKRLDPTLQETPEVQPPRVAAAE, encoded by the coding sequence ATGAATCTGTCGGAACTCTGCATCCGCAGACCGGTGATGACGACGCTGATGACCGCGACAATCATCGCTTTCGGCGTGTTCGGCTTTCGGCTGCTTCCGGTTTCTGCGCTTCCAAAGGTTGATTTCCCGACGATCTCTGTGACGGCGACGCTTCCCGGCGCCAGCGCTTATACGATGGCGGCATCTGTCGCAGGGCCCATCGAGCGGCAGCTATCAACGGTGGCAGGCATCTCGTCGATGTCGTCGAGTTCCTCTCAAGGCACCAGCGTCATCACGATTCAGTTCGACCTCAACCGGAATATCGACGGCGCGGCCTTGGACGTGCAGACGGCGCTGACGATTGCGCAGCGTCGCTTGCCGGTCGAAATGTTGATCCCGCCGAGTTTCCGCAAAGTGAACCCGGCGGACTTCCCGATTTTGTTCATCTCGCTGAGTTCGGAGACACTGCCGCTCTCCACGGTCAATGAGTATGGCGACATCACCGTTGGCCAGACGCTTTCGCAGATCCCGGGCGTTGCTCAGGTTCTGATCTACGGCACACAGAAATTCGCAATCCGTGTGCAGGCCGACCCGGAGGCGGCCGCAGCCCGCGGACTTTCGCTCGAGGACATCCGGGCAGCCGTCTCGCGCGCCAACTCCTCGACACCGGTCGGCACCATCAATGGACCGAAGCAGGACATCGCACTGCAGGCGTCGGGACAGTTGGATAAAGCCGCGGACTATCGGCAGGTCGTGGTGGCGTGGCGCAACGGTTCTCCGGTCAAGCTGGAAGAAGTCGCCAAGGTCTATGACAGTGTCGAAAACGACAAGATCGCGACGTGGTTCAACGGGACGCGTTCGATCGTGCTCGCAATCCAGAAGCAGCCCGACGCCAACACGGTTGCCGTCGTCGATGCCGTGCGGGCCAAGCTGCCGTCCTTGCGTGCGCAGATCCCGCCATCGGTCACCATGGATGTCACCTTGGATCGCTCGGTTTCGATCCGTGAATCCGTGGCTGACGTGGAAGAGACGCTGCTGATTGCTGTTGGTCTCGTCATTGTCGTCATCTTCCTGTTTCTGCGTTCGGCCTCGGCGACCTTCATTCCCGCGCTTGCGGTCCCGATCTCGGTGCTGGGCACCTGCGCCGTCATGTATGCGCTGGATTACTCCATCAACAACATGACGTTGCTTGCGCTCACATTGTCCGTGGGCTTCGTGGTCGACGACGCCATCGTCATGCTCGAGAACATCGTTCGCTACATCGAGCAGGGCATGAAGCCTTACGAGGCCGCACTGAAAGGCGCGCGCGAGATCGGCTTTACCATTCTGTCGATTACGTTCTCACTGATCGCGGTGTTCATTCCCGTGCTGCTCATGGGCGGTATTGTCGGCCGCGTCTTCCGCGAGTTCGCCGTCACCATCTCGGTCGCTATCGTCGTCTCAGGTTTCGTGTCGCTCACGCTGACGCCGATGCTCTGTGCCCGTGTGCTGAAGAGCCATGATCCAAGCCATAAGTCGAATTTCGTGCTGCGCTGGTTCGAGGCCATGTTTGACTCATGGTTGAGGGCTTACGAGTGGGCGCTCGATCGCGTGCTCGCCTTCAAGTTCGTCACCTTGATGGTGACGCTTGCGACGCTGGCAGCCACGATCTGGCTTTACGTCATCGTTCCCAAGGGCTTCTTCCCGCAAGAAGACACCGGCTTCCTCACCGGAACGACGGAGGCTGCGACCGACACTTCCTTCGATGCGATGAGCGCAAGGCAGAAACTGCTGGCGGACTTGCTGCGATCCGACCCTGCGGTGGAATTCGTCAACAGCACTGTGGGATCGGGCGGTCCGAACCCAACGGCGAACTATGGACGGCTGTTCATCGGATTGAAGCCGAAAGACCAGCGTGATCCTGCCCCTGTGGTCATGGCGCGGCTGCGGCAGAAGGCGCTTCAGGTGCCGGGCCTGCAGGCCTTCTTCCAGAGCATCCAGAACCTCAACATTGGCGGGCGCCCGTCGAAGAGCCAGTATCAATACACGCTGCAGAGCGGAGACACCGAGACTCTTTATCGCGTCGCGCCGGAAATGCGTGAGAAGATCGCAAAGATCCCTGGGCTGCAGGACGTCACCACGGACCTTTACATCAAGAACCCGCAGCTCACGGTGGAAATCGATCGTGAGAAGGCAGCGGTCTACGGCGTGACCGCGGAACAAATTCGCAATCAGCTCTTCAATGCTTACGGTGCGCGCCAGGTCGGCACCATCTACATGCCGTCAAACGACTACCAGATCATTCTGGAAGCACAGCCGAAATTTCGCGTCGATCCGACCGATCTCTCGAAGCTCTATGTGAAGACCGCCAACAATCAAACCATTCCGCTTGAGGCGGTCGCGAAGATGGTGCCGTCGGTCGGACCGCTGCAGATCAATCACCAGGGGCAGCAGCCCGCGGTGACAATCTCGTTCAATCTCGCGCCCGGCACCTCGCTCGGTTACGCGGTCGATGAGATCACCAAGATCGAGCAGGACTCAAACCTGCCAGCGACGATCGCCACCGGCTTCTCCGGAACAGCGCAGGTGTTCCAGGATTCGCTGCGCGGGCAGGGTGTCCTGATCCTCGCGGCCGTATTCGCGGCGTTCGTGATCCTCGGCATTCTTTACGAGAGCTTCATTCACCCCATCACCATCATCTCGGGTCTGCCGTCTGCTGGTATCGGCGCGATCCTGACGCTGATGCTGTTCAAGATGGAGCTATCGGTGATCGCGATGATCGGCATCGTGATGCTGGTAGGTATCGTGAAGAAGAACGCGATCATGATGGTGGACTTCGCCATCGAGCGGCGCACCGTCGGGTTGAGTGCGGAACACGCCATTCGCGAAGCGGCGCTGCTGCGCTTCCGCCCCATCATGATGACGACCTTCGCGGCGATTTTCGGCACGCTGCCAATTGCGCTTGGCGCGGGCGCGGGTGCCGAGCTGCGTCAGCCGCTTGGTGTCTCGGTTGTCGGCGGTTTGCTGGTGTCGCAATTGTTGACGCTGTTCATCACGCCGGTGATCTACATCTACCTCGATCGCATCGACCGTCGTCTCAAGAAGCGTCTGGACCCAACGCTGCAAGAAACACCGGAGGTTCAGCCGCCACGCGTCGCCGCGGCCGAGTAG
- a CDS encoding iron-sulfur cluster assembly accessory protein (product_source=TIGR00049; cath_funfam=2.60.300.12; cog=COG0316; pfam=PF01521; superfamily=89360; tigrfam=TIGR00049), with protein MTALATDTASSGSVTISERAARRIGDILKSEGDGAMLRISVEGGGCSGFQYKFDVERTKADDDLVISRDNAVVLVDSASVPFLAGSEVDFVDDLIGASFRVVNPNATASCGCGTSFSI; from the coding sequence ATGACCGCCCTTGCCACCGATACGGCCTCTTCCGGCAGCGTTACCATTTCGGAACGCGCGGCCCGGCGAATCGGCGACATTCTGAAATCTGAAGGTGACGGAGCGATGTTGCGGATCAGCGTCGAAGGCGGTGGCTGCTCCGGTTTCCAGTACAAGTTTGACGTCGAACGCACCAAAGCTGACGACGATCTCGTGATTTCGCGTGATAATGCGGTGGTGCTGGTCGACTCAGCCTCTGTACCCTTCCTTGCGGGTTCGGAAGTGGACTTCGTCGACGATTTGATCGGGGCGTCGTTCCGCGTGGTCAACCCGAACGCAACCGCGTCCTGCGGCTGCGGCACCAGTTTCTCGATCTAA